A single genomic interval of Lathyrus oleraceus cultivar Zhongwan6 chromosome 7, CAAS_Psat_ZW6_1.0, whole genome shotgun sequence harbors:
- the LOC127104192 gene encoding uncharacterized protein LOC127104192, translating to MKELLNGKHKFKDDENVALAEECSTFIPRKLPPKLTDPGRLTIHFSTGSLKVGQELCDLGVNINLIPLSMMRILNCEEPKPMKMTLTLADRSITYPYGVLEDVLVRVDDFFPVDFVILDMPKDIETPLLLGRSLLATRRALIDVKIGELILKFNK from the coding sequence ATGAAAGAGCTTCTAAATGGTAAACATAAATTTaaggatgatgaaaatgttgctctaGCTGAAGAATGTAGCACTTTCATTCCACGTAAACTGCCACCTAAACTAACAGATCCAGGTAGACTTACTATTCATTTCTCTACAGGTTCATTAAAAGTTGGCCAGGAACTATGTGACTTAGGGGTCAACATCAACTTAATTCCATTGTCCATGATGAGGATATTAAATTGTGAAGAGCCAAAACCTATGAAAATGACTTTGACTTTGGCTGACAGATCAATCACATACCCATATGGAGTACTAGAGGACGTATTGGTGAGGGTTGATGATttttttcctgttgattttgtcATATTGGATATGCCTAAAGATATCGAAACACCATTATTGTTAGGTAGATCCTTACTGGCTACGAGAAGAGCTTTGATTGATGTAAAAATAGGAGAATTGATTCTCAAGTTTAATAAATAG